Proteins from a single region of Macrotis lagotis isolate mMagLag1 chromosome 2, bilby.v1.9.chrom.fasta, whole genome shotgun sequence:
- the MSTO1 gene encoding protein misato homolog 1 isoform X3 translates to MAGAAREVLTLQLGHFAGFVGAHWWNQQDAALGRLAGDKELPGELCPDVLYRAGQTLQGQETYTPRLILMDLKGSLSSLKQEGGLYQDKHLDAAIAWQGKLTTHKEELQAKNPFLQNLLSAEGVMSSDGVWRVQAFPNGKGLPSFTKAFSPTPKSLIPPEGSIKVWSDFIHVQLHPRSICIIQKYNHDGEAGRLEGFGQGESLLRDPTYLEELEDRLHFYVEECDYLQGFQVLCDLHDGFSGLGAKATELLQDEYAGRGILTWGLLPGPYTLGEPQKNFYRLFNTALGLVNIAAHSSLVCPLSLGGGLGLRPEPPVTFPHLRYDVTLPYHSSALLATALDTITVPYRLCSSQISMVHLADMLSFSGRKVVTAGASIPFPVAPGHSLPDTLAQFGGIIPWTPLSACGEPSGTRCYAQSVVLRGVDKTRQISQLSPGTSPSSPLHACTSGEEVLAQYLQQLQPGVLSSSQLLQSPCRVVPPYPRFFSSRLNQQGLILDSTHNGTVETIPVLTTLCSSSLLHRALSRLAGELANLDLRRWASFLAAGVEQDDMEETIQELHNLAQCYKNGDSLIN, encoded by the exons ATGGCTGGCGCGGCCCGCGAAGTGCTCACGTTGCAGCTCGGCCACTTCGCCGGCTTCGTGGGGGCGCACTGGTGGAACCAGCAG GACGCCGCGCTGGGCCGCTTGGCCGGAGACAAGGAGCTTCCCGGAGAGCTGTGCCCCGATGTGTTGTACCGCGCGGGCCAGACCCTGCAGGGCCAGGAGACCTACACGCCCCGCCTCATCCTCATGGACCTGAAGG GCAGCCTGAGTTCCCTGAAACAAGAAGGTGGACTATACCAAGACAAACACCTGGATGCTGCTATTGCTTG GCAAGGTAAACTCACAACCCACAAAGAGGAACTACAAGCCAAGAACCCCTTTCTACAAAACCTTCTGAGTGCAGAG GGAGTGATGAGTAGTGATGGTGTCTGGAGGGTCCAAGCATTTCCCAATGGTAAAG GTCTTCCATCATTTACCAAAGCCTTTTCTCCCACACCTAAATCACTAATCCCTCCTGAAGGTAGCATCAAAGTCTGGTCTGACTTCATTCATGTGCAGCTACACCCCAGAAGTATCTGTATTATCCAGAAGTACAACCATGATGG GGAGGCAGGTCGTCTTGAGGGTTTTGGCCAAGGTGAAAGCCTCTTAAGGGATCCTACCTACCTGGAAGAGCTTGAGGACAGATTACACTTCTACGTGGAAGAGTGTGACTACTTGCAG GGTTTTCAAGTCCTGTGTGACCTCCATGATGGCTTCTCTGGCCTAGGAGCTAAAGCAACAGAATTGCTTCAGGACGAGTATGCTGGACGGGGAATCCTGACTTGGGGCCTGCTCCCTGGCCCCTATACCCTAGGG GAGCCGCAGAAAAACTTCTATCGTCTTTTCAACACAGCTCTAGGCCTTGTGAACATCGCTGCTCACAGCTCACTTGTCTGTCCACTGTCCCTTGGGGGTGGCTTAGGGCTTCGGCCTGAGCCCCCAGTCACTTTCCCACATTTACGTTATGAT gtCACACTGCCCTACCACAGCAGTGCCCTCCTGGCTACAGCCCTAGACACAATTACTGTGCCCTACCGACTGTGTTCCTCCCAAATTTCCATGGTGCATCTGGCTGACATGCTGAGCTTTTCTGGAAGAAAG GTAGTTACAGCTGGAGCCTCCATCCCCTTCCCAGTGGCTCCTGGCCATTCCCTTCCAGATACTTTGGCCCAGTTTGGAGGGATCATACCCTGGACTCCGCTTTCTGCATGTGGAGAGCCAAGTGGCACCCGTTGTTATGCACAGTCTGTGGTACTTCGGGGTGTGGACAAAACACGGCAGATCAG TCAGCTCTCCCCAGGTACGTCACCAAGTTCTCCACTTCATGCCTGTACTAGTGGAGAGGAGGTGCTGGCCCAGTATTTACAGCAGTTGCAACCTGGGGTCCTGAG CTCCTCCCAGTTGCTGCAGAGTCCATGTAGGGTAGTACCTCCATACCCACGATTCTTCTCCTCACGACTCAACCAGCAAGGTTTGATCCTGGATAGCACCCATAATGGGACAg TGGAGACTATCCCTGTGCTCACTACACTGTGCTCTTCCTCACTGCTGCATCGGGCCCTGAGTCGGCTGGCTGGGGAATTGGCCAACCTTGACTTGAGACGCTGGGCTAGTTTTCTGGCAGCAGGTGTTGAACAAGATGACATGGAAGAAACCATCCAGGAGCTACACAACTTGGCCCAGTGTTACAAAAACGGAGACAGCCTCATAAACTGA
- the MSTO1 gene encoding protein misato homolog 1 isoform X2, with protein MAGAAREVLTLQLGHFAGFVGAHWWNQQDAALGRLAGDKELPGELCPDVLYRAGQTLQGQETYTPRLILMDLKGSLSSLKQEGGLYQDKHLDAAIAWQGKLTTHKEELQAKNPFLQNLLSAEGVMSSDGVWRVQAFPNGKGLPSFTKAFSPTPKSLIPPEGSIKVWSDFIHVQLHPRSICIIQKYNHDGEAGRLEGFGQGESLLRDPTYLEELEDRLHFYVEECDYLQGFQVLCDLHDGFSGLGAKATELLQDEYAGRGILTWGLLPGPYTLGEPQKNFYRLFNTALGLVNIAAHSSLVCPLSLGGGLGLRPEPPVTFPHLRYDVTLPYHSSALLATALDTITVPYRLCSSQISMVHLADMLSFSGRKVVTAGASIPFPVAPGHSLPDTLAQFGGIIPWTPLSACGEPSGTRCYAQSVVLRGVDKTRQISQLSPGTSPSSPLHACTSGEEVLAQYLQQLQPGVLSSSQLLQSPCRVVPPYPRFFSSRLNQQGLILDSTHNGTAVETIPVLTTLCSSSLLHRALSRLAGELANLDLRRWASFLAAGVEQDDMEETIQELHNLAQCYKNGDSLIN; from the exons ATGGCTGGCGCGGCCCGCGAAGTGCTCACGTTGCAGCTCGGCCACTTCGCCGGCTTCGTGGGGGCGCACTGGTGGAACCAGCAG GACGCCGCGCTGGGCCGCTTGGCCGGAGACAAGGAGCTTCCCGGAGAGCTGTGCCCCGATGTGTTGTACCGCGCGGGCCAGACCCTGCAGGGCCAGGAGACCTACACGCCCCGCCTCATCCTCATGGACCTGAAGG GCAGCCTGAGTTCCCTGAAACAAGAAGGTGGACTATACCAAGACAAACACCTGGATGCTGCTATTGCTTG GCAAGGTAAACTCACAACCCACAAAGAGGAACTACAAGCCAAGAACCCCTTTCTACAAAACCTTCTGAGTGCAGAG GGAGTGATGAGTAGTGATGGTGTCTGGAGGGTCCAAGCATTTCCCAATGGTAAAG GTCTTCCATCATTTACCAAAGCCTTTTCTCCCACACCTAAATCACTAATCCCTCCTGAAGGTAGCATCAAAGTCTGGTCTGACTTCATTCATGTGCAGCTACACCCCAGAAGTATCTGTATTATCCAGAAGTACAACCATGATGG GGAGGCAGGTCGTCTTGAGGGTTTTGGCCAAGGTGAAAGCCTCTTAAGGGATCCTACCTACCTGGAAGAGCTTGAGGACAGATTACACTTCTACGTGGAAGAGTGTGACTACTTGCAG GGTTTTCAAGTCCTGTGTGACCTCCATGATGGCTTCTCTGGCCTAGGAGCTAAAGCAACAGAATTGCTTCAGGACGAGTATGCTGGACGGGGAATCCTGACTTGGGGCCTGCTCCCTGGCCCCTATACCCTAGGG GAGCCGCAGAAAAACTTCTATCGTCTTTTCAACACAGCTCTAGGCCTTGTGAACATCGCTGCTCACAGCTCACTTGTCTGTCCACTGTCCCTTGGGGGTGGCTTAGGGCTTCGGCCTGAGCCCCCAGTCACTTTCCCACATTTACGTTATGAT gtCACACTGCCCTACCACAGCAGTGCCCTCCTGGCTACAGCCCTAGACACAATTACTGTGCCCTACCGACTGTGTTCCTCCCAAATTTCCATGGTGCATCTGGCTGACATGCTGAGCTTTTCTGGAAGAAAG GTAGTTACAGCTGGAGCCTCCATCCCCTTCCCAGTGGCTCCTGGCCATTCCCTTCCAGATACTTTGGCCCAGTTTGGAGGGATCATACCCTGGACTCCGCTTTCTGCATGTGGAGAGCCAAGTGGCACCCGTTGTTATGCACAGTCTGTGGTACTTCGGGGTGTGGACAAAACACGGCAGATCAG TCAGCTCTCCCCAGGTACGTCACCAAGTTCTCCACTTCATGCCTGTACTAGTGGAGAGGAGGTGCTGGCCCAGTATTTACAGCAGTTGCAACCTGGGGTCCTGAG CTCCTCCCAGTTGCTGCAGAGTCCATGTAGGGTAGTACCTCCATACCCACGATTCTTCTCCTCACGACTCAACCAGCAAGGTTTGATCCTGGATAGCACCCATAATGGGACAg CAGTGGAGACTATCCCTGTGCTCACTACACTGTGCTCTTCCTCACTGCTGCATCGGGCCCTGAGTCGGCTGGCTGGGGAATTGGCCAACCTTGACTTGAGACGCTGGGCTAGTTTTCTGGCAGCAGGTGTTGAACAAGATGACATGGAAGAAACCATCCAGGAGCTACACAACTTGGCCCAGTGTTACAAAAACGGAGACAGCCTCATAAACTGA
- the MSTO1 gene encoding protein misato homolog 1 isoform X1, whose amino-acid sequence MAGAAREVLTLQLGHFAGFVGAHWWNQQDAALGRLAGDKELPGELCPDVLYRAGQTLQGQETYTPRLILMDLKGSLSSLKQEGGLYQDKHLDAAIAWQGKLTTHKEELQAKNPFLQNLLSAEGVMSSDGVWRVQAFPNGKGLPSFTKAFSPTPKSLIPPEGSIKVWSDFIHVQLHPRSICIIQKYNHDGEAGRLEGFGQGESLLRDPTYLEELEDRLHFYVEECDYLQGFQVLCDLHDGFSGLGAKATELLQDEYAGRGILTWGLLPGPYTLGEPQKNFYRLFNTALGLVNIAAHSSLVCPLSLGGGLGLRPEPPVTFPHLRYDVTLPYHSSALLATALDTITVPYRLCSSQISMVHLADMLSFSGRKVVTAGASIPFPVAPGHSLPDTLAQFGGIIPWTPLSACGEPSGTRCYAQSVVLRGVDKTRQISQLSPGTSPSSPLHACTSGEEVLAQYLQQLQPGVLSSSQLLQSPCRVVPPYPRFFSSRLNQQGLILDSTHNGTGKKTPKDAHQHNVVPFNLRLCPIRMNFSIPWVVRGKQPSTRKGAQSGTGPSLIHSRKSGLFLPLRKGAVWLSSFSLHFSVTAVETIPVLTTLCSSSLLHRALSRLAGELANLDLRRWASFLAAGVEQDDMEETIQELHNLAQCYKNGDSLIN is encoded by the exons ATGGCTGGCGCGGCCCGCGAAGTGCTCACGTTGCAGCTCGGCCACTTCGCCGGCTTCGTGGGGGCGCACTGGTGGAACCAGCAG GACGCCGCGCTGGGCCGCTTGGCCGGAGACAAGGAGCTTCCCGGAGAGCTGTGCCCCGATGTGTTGTACCGCGCGGGCCAGACCCTGCAGGGCCAGGAGACCTACACGCCCCGCCTCATCCTCATGGACCTGAAGG GCAGCCTGAGTTCCCTGAAACAAGAAGGTGGACTATACCAAGACAAACACCTGGATGCTGCTATTGCTTG GCAAGGTAAACTCACAACCCACAAAGAGGAACTACAAGCCAAGAACCCCTTTCTACAAAACCTTCTGAGTGCAGAG GGAGTGATGAGTAGTGATGGTGTCTGGAGGGTCCAAGCATTTCCCAATGGTAAAG GTCTTCCATCATTTACCAAAGCCTTTTCTCCCACACCTAAATCACTAATCCCTCCTGAAGGTAGCATCAAAGTCTGGTCTGACTTCATTCATGTGCAGCTACACCCCAGAAGTATCTGTATTATCCAGAAGTACAACCATGATGG GGAGGCAGGTCGTCTTGAGGGTTTTGGCCAAGGTGAAAGCCTCTTAAGGGATCCTACCTACCTGGAAGAGCTTGAGGACAGATTACACTTCTACGTGGAAGAGTGTGACTACTTGCAG GGTTTTCAAGTCCTGTGTGACCTCCATGATGGCTTCTCTGGCCTAGGAGCTAAAGCAACAGAATTGCTTCAGGACGAGTATGCTGGACGGGGAATCCTGACTTGGGGCCTGCTCCCTGGCCCCTATACCCTAGGG GAGCCGCAGAAAAACTTCTATCGTCTTTTCAACACAGCTCTAGGCCTTGTGAACATCGCTGCTCACAGCTCACTTGTCTGTCCACTGTCCCTTGGGGGTGGCTTAGGGCTTCGGCCTGAGCCCCCAGTCACTTTCCCACATTTACGTTATGAT gtCACACTGCCCTACCACAGCAGTGCCCTCCTGGCTACAGCCCTAGACACAATTACTGTGCCCTACCGACTGTGTTCCTCCCAAATTTCCATGGTGCATCTGGCTGACATGCTGAGCTTTTCTGGAAGAAAG GTAGTTACAGCTGGAGCCTCCATCCCCTTCCCAGTGGCTCCTGGCCATTCCCTTCCAGATACTTTGGCCCAGTTTGGAGGGATCATACCCTGGACTCCGCTTTCTGCATGTGGAGAGCCAAGTGGCACCCGTTGTTATGCACAGTCTGTGGTACTTCGGGGTGTGGACAAAACACGGCAGATCAG TCAGCTCTCCCCAGGTACGTCACCAAGTTCTCCACTTCATGCCTGTACTAGTGGAGAGGAGGTGCTGGCCCAGTATTTACAGCAGTTGCAACCTGGGGTCCTGAG CTCCTCCCAGTTGCTGCAGAGTCCATGTAGGGTAGTACCTCCATACCCACGATTCTTCTCCTCACGACTCAACCAGCAAGGTTTGATCCTGGATAGCACCCATAATGGGACAggtaagaaaactccaaaggatGCCCACCAACACAATGTAGTCCCTTTTAACTTAAGGCTCTGTCCTATTAGAATGAATTTTTCTATTCCATGGGTAGTGAGGGGGAAGCAGCCATCAACTAGGAAAGGGGCTCAGTCTGGGACTGGCCCATCACTCATCCATTCTAGGAAATCaggtctctttcttcctcttagaAAGGGCGCAGTTTGGTTATCTTCCTTCTCACTCCATTTTTCTGTTACAGCAGTGGAGACTATCCCTGTGCTCACTACACTGTGCTCTTCCTCACTGCTGCATCGGGCCCTGAGTCGGCTGGCTGGGGAATTGGCCAACCTTGACTTGAGACGCTGGGCTAGTTTTCTGGCAGCAGGTGTTGAACAAGATGACATGGAAGAAACCATCCAGGAGCTACACAACTTGGCCCAGTGTTACAAAAACGGAGACAGCCTCATAAACTGA